One window of the Mixophyes fleayi isolate aMixFle1 chromosome 6, aMixFle1.hap1, whole genome shotgun sequence genome contains the following:
- the FAM210B gene encoding protein FAM210B, mitochondrial translates to MLCLPGMLLRRGSMLRPGLLGLREVCTGTVRLGFLREAGAARPGSFSLLGPLVRGNAGCRHMSQNTTEPAGKETGISTDKDGEKPNKTQQLKRVFKEYGAVAVSFHVGISLVSLGIFYVLVSSGLDVTSLLVKIGFSEAVVQSKLAAGTSTFVLAYAIHKLFAPVRISITVVSVPFLVRYFRKIGFFKPPSQTL, encoded by the exons ATGCTGTGTCTTCCGGGAATGCTCCTCCGTCGTGGCTCGATGTTGCGGCCTGGCCTGCTCGGACTGCGCGAGGTGTGCACCGGAACGGTGCGGCTTGGCTTTCTACGGGAGGCCGGAGCTGCGCGGCCTGGGTCCTTCTCCCTGCTTGGCCCGCTGGTCAGAGGGAATGCTGGTTGCAGACACATGTCCCAG AACACCACTGAACCTGCTGGAAAAGAGACTGGCATCTCTACAGATAAAGATGGAGAGAAACCAAACAAGACACAGCAGTTGAAACGTGTATTTAAGGAATATGGAGCTGTTGCTGTTTCGTTCCATGTTGGAATTTCATTAGTATCACTGGGAATATTTTATGTGCTTGTTTCAAG TGGCCTGGATGTTACCTCACTTCTCGTTAAAATTGGCTTTAGTGAAGCTGTCGTCCAATCCAAGCTGGCTGCGGGCACCAGTACCTTTGTGTTGGCGTACGCCATCCATAAACTATTTGCTCCTGTGCGAATCAGCATTACCGTAGTATCCGTTCCTTTCCTGGTCAGATACTTCAGAAAGATCGGTTTCTTCAAGCCCCCTTCACAAACCCTTTAA